GTCACCAATCTTGAAGCCACGGACTTCCTGGCCGATACCTACCACTTCGCCCACGTATTCGTGACCTACTACCATGGGCACGGGGATGGTTTTTTGTGACCACTCGTCCCAGTTGTAGATATGCACGTCGGTGCCGCAGATGGCGGTTTTACGGATTTTGATCAGCAGATCGTTGTGGCCCATTTCCGGCTTGGGGGCATCAACCATCCAAATGCCTTCTTCAGGCTTGAGTTTAGCAAGAGCTTTCATGTGCTTACTCCAAAATGGACATCAGATGATGCCCATTTCCTTACCAATACGGGTGAAGGCTTCAATGGCCTTGTCCAGCTGCGCACGGGTGTGGGCGGCAGACATCTGGGTACGGATACGGGCCTGGCCCTTTGGCACCACAGGGAAAGAGAAACCAATCACGTAGATATCTTCTTTGAGCAGGCGGGCCGAAAATTCGGCTGCCAGCTTGGCATCGCCCAGCATGACCGGAACGATGGCATGGTCGGCACCGGCCAGGGTGAAACCGGCGGCGGACATTTTTTCACGGAAATAACGGCTGTTTTCCCACACCGCTTCACGCAGTTCCTGACCTTCTTTGAGCATATCCAATACGCGGATAGAGGCGGCCACGATGGATGGTGCCAGTGAGTTGGAGAACAGATAAGGGCGTGAACGCTGACGCAGCCAGTCGATCACCTCTTTTTTACCCGAGGTGTAACCACCCGAAGCGCCACCAAGGGCCTTACCCAGGGTGCCGGTAATGATGTCTACACGGTCCATAACGCCACAATACTCGTGGGTGCCACGGCCATTTTGGCCGATAAAGCCCACGGCGTGGGAGTCGTCTACCATCACCAGTGCGCCGTATTGGTCGGCGAGGTCGCACACACCCTTGAGGTTGGCAATCACGCCATCCATGGAGAACACACCATCGGTGGCAATCAGGATGTGGCGGGCACCGGCATCGCGGGCTGCCTTAAGCTGAGTTTCCAGATCGGCCATGTCGTTGTTGGCATAGCGGAAACGCATGGCTTTACACAGACGTACACCGTCGATGATAGAGGCGTGGTTCAGTGCATCGGAGACGATGGCATCTTCGGGGCCGAGCAGGGTTTCGAACAGGCCGGCGTTGGCATCGAAGCAAGAGGAATACAGGATGGTGTCTTCGGTGCCGAGGAATTCAGAAAGTTTGGCTTCCAGCTGTTTGTGGATGTCCTGGGTGCCGCAGATAAAGCGCACTGAGGCCATACCGAAGCCGTGGTCGGCCAGACCAGCTTGAGCGGCTTTAACCAGCTCAGGGTGGTTGGCCAGGCCCAGATAGTTATTGGCGCAGAAGTTGATTACTTCATCGCTGCCAACCTTAATTGCAGTCTGTTGCGGTGAGACGATCACGCGCTCGCTTTTGTAGAGGCCTTCGGCCTTAACGTCGGCGAGTTGTTGTTTGATCTGCTCGTAGAATGAGGTTGATGCCACTGGTCTCTCCTTAGTTAACTTTATTCTGCTTTTGTTGGAGTGACGGCATTCTACCCCTAAACCCAATCGGCCCGCAGCTTATTTTTGATGCACTAATGGCCGCATAAATTGCGCTAGGGCTGGTGGGGTTTTCACATAAAAAAAACTAATTTGTAACCTTGGGGTGTGCCGCGCGGATATTGTTTGATTGTAGTCCGGTGACGCTGAAAATGTCACCGGATCATCAAGTTGGCCAAAGGTGGACGGTAGAGGCCTGTATCAGTTGGTTTGAGAGCGAAAATGCTGCTCGAGACGATCGAAATTGGCCAGTGAGTCCGGGGTGGAATAGGCCTTGAAAATCATCAGTACCCGTAACAGACCTTCATAGAGCGATGCCTTGCTGATGGTGGCAATGCTGGACTGGGTCAGCTTGTAGCTGATCCAAAAGCCGATAATCATCTTGATGGTATCGGCCAAATCAGCAATACGCTCGTCTTCTATTTGTAAAATACCGTCTTTTTTCAATTGATTGAGAACGGCAATCGACTGTTCCAGTACGGCTTGTTGGACCTTGAGATAACGGGCCTTCAGGGTTTCATCCCTCGCGAGAATGTCGGCCAGATTGGCGTACATAAAGCGGAACTGCCACATGGTGTAGAACATGGCATCGAAATAGCTCATCAGCAGTTCAAGGTCGACCTTTTGATCCGCATAGGGCTTAAAGCCCAGCAACAGGTGCTGTTCGTACTGGTCGAAGATGCAGCGGATGATGTCTTCCTTGTTGCGGAAGTGGTAATAGAGGTTGCCGGGGCTGATATCCAGATGGGCAGCAATATGATTGGTCGTGATGGTGCGCTCGCCATGCTCGTTAAAGAGCTCCAGGCTGGCCTGAATGATTTTATCGCGGGTTTTCATTGGTATCCTGTCTTTATTATGGCGCGCCGCTTCCTGGCTAATCGCTCTGTGCTTATTCCTGCATCCCGGCTTATGTTAACATTGCCGTAATTCATCAGGCAAAACTCATACTTCTCTTGGTACTTATGGCTCGATTGCTCTATTCAGTTCTCTTATATCTGCTGTCGCCACTCCTGGTACTTTACCTGGTGCAGCGCGCCATAAAGAGCCCGGATTATCGTGGCCGCTGGGGCGAGCGATTTGGCTTTAAGGCACTGATGCCAACAGATATTTTGATCCATTCAGTGTCCATGGGCGAGACCCTGGCTGCCATACCCCTTATTCGTGCCATCATGGTGGCCAGGCCAGATCTCCGCATCACAGTGACCACGTCCAGCCCCACGGGCTCGGCAGAAGTCATCAAGGCCTTTGGCGATCGGGTACAACATTGTTACTTACCCTTTGACCTTGGGTTTGCCGTTAACCGCTTTTTGAACCAACTGGGCTGCGCCGAGCTTATCATCATGGAAACCGAGCTGTGGCCAAACCTCATCGCCGGCGCCAGGGCCCGGGGCGCCAGGGTCTCTTTGCTCAATGCCCGTTTGTCAGAAAAATCCGCCGCCAGTTATCAAAAGTTCGCGGCCCTCACTGTGCCCATGCTCAAGTCGCTGGACCAGATTGCGGTGCAAACCGCCAAAGAAGCAGAACGCTTTGTGACGCTCGGAGTGGACGCCTCACGGATACATGTGTGTGGCAGTTTGAAGTTTGATATTCAGATCCCGGCATCCCGACGTGAAGCGGCCCGGCAGCTGCGCCAAAGTTGGGGACGGCAAGACCATTTGGTGTGGGTGGCGGGCAGTGTACATCCCGGTGAGTTCGATACCATGCTCAGCGCCCATCGCCAACTACTCGAGCGGTTCCCCGAGGCGCTGCTGATTATGGTGCCAAGGCATCCTGAGCAGTTTGCCAACGCGGCACGGGCTATAGGTGACAGTGGCTTTAAGCTGGCCCTGCGCAGTGAGGGAGAAGCGCCGACGGCGGGTACTCAGGTGCTGCTTGGCGATACCATGGGTGAGCTGCTGACCTGGTACGGCGCGGCCGATATGGCCTTTGTGGGCGGCACTCTGGTGGTCAATGGTGGCCACAATCCCCTGGAACCCGCAGCCATGGGCTTACCGGTGGCCATGGGCCCTAACCATTGGGACTTTAAAGAAATTACTCAGCTGCTGCAGCAGGCGGGTAACCTCACTCTGTGTGCTACCCCGGACGCCTTTAACCACTGGTTGCTGACAACTGCACAGGATAACAGTGGCCGCCTAACCGCCGGAGAGGCTGGGCTAAGAGTCGTGGAGAGCAATCGCGGGGCGCTCAGTCGTCAACTGGCGGTATTGGGTTACGCCGCAGCGTAACCTTCCAGCA
This sequence is a window from Shewanella zhangzhouensis. Protein-coding genes within it:
- a CDS encoding glycine C-acetyltransferase, translated to MASTSFYEQIKQQLADVKAEGLYKSERVIVSPQQTAIKVGSDEVINFCANNYLGLANHPELVKAAQAGLADHGFGMASVRFICGTQDIHKQLEAKLSEFLGTEDTILYSSCFDANAGLFETLLGPEDAIVSDALNHASIIDGVRLCKAMRFRYANNDMADLETQLKAARDAGARHILIATDGVFSMDGVIANLKGVCDLADQYGALVMVDDSHAVGFIGQNGRGTHEYCGVMDRVDIITGTLGKALGGASGGYTSGKKEVIDWLRQRSRPYLFSNSLAPSIVAASIRVLDMLKEGQELREAVWENSRYFREKMSAAGFTLAGADHAIVPVMLGDAKLAAEFSARLLKEDIYVIGFSFPVVPKGQARIRTQMSAAHTRAQLDKAIEAFTRIGKEMGII
- a CDS encoding TetR/AcrR family transcriptional regulator, giving the protein MKTRDKIIQASLELFNEHGERTITTNHIAAHLDISPGNLYYHFRNKEDIIRCIFDQYEQHLLLGFKPYADQKVDLELLMSYFDAMFYTMWQFRFMYANLADILARDETLKARYLKVQQAVLEQSIAVLNQLKKDGILQIEDERIADLADTIKMIIGFWISYKLTQSSIATISKASLYEGLLRVLMIFKAYSTPDSLANFDRLEQHFRSQTN
- the waaA gene encoding lipid IV(A) 3-deoxy-D-manno-octulosonic acid transferase — translated: MARLLYSVLLYLLSPLLVLYLVQRAIKSPDYRGRWGERFGFKALMPTDILIHSVSMGETLAAIPLIRAIMVARPDLRITVTTSSPTGSAEVIKAFGDRVQHCYLPFDLGFAVNRFLNQLGCAELIIMETELWPNLIAGARARGARVSLLNARLSEKSAASYQKFAALTVPMLKSLDQIAVQTAKEAERFVTLGVDASRIHVCGSLKFDIQIPASRREAARQLRQSWGRQDHLVWVAGSVHPGEFDTMLSAHRQLLERFPEALLIMVPRHPEQFANAARAIGDSGFKLALRSEGEAPTAGTQVLLGDTMGELLTWYGAADMAFVGGTLVVNGGHNPLEPAAMGLPVAMGPNHWDFKEITQLLQQAGNLTLCATPDAFNHWLLTTAQDNSGRLTAGEAGLRVVESNRGALSRQLAVLGYAAA